Proteins encoded within one genomic window of Methanothrix harundinacea 6Ac:
- the rfbB gene encoding dTDP-glucose 4,6-dehydratase, whose translation MRLLVTGGMGFIGSNFIRHYLERHQEARIVNVDALKAGSNPESLRGIDEERYTFVEGDISDRLLMADLVEKADAVVNFAAETHVDRSISGPEPFLASNVAGTFSILEALRTRNPGARLVHISTDEVYGDVLSGSFRETDALRPSSPYSASKAASDVFVSAYARTYGLSAMITRCTNNYGPRQFPEKLIPKAIIRANTSLKVPIYGTGENVRDWIFVLDHCRAVEMVLEAGEAGEVYNVSSGEERTNLAVVRALLEILGKGEEAIEFVEDRPGHDLRYSLDSSKIRRELGWRPDWGFREGMEETVRWYVENESWWRPLIDDRVLHPTPWKLEW comes from the coding sequence ATGAGGCTTCTCGTAACAGGCGGGATGGGGTTCATCGGGAGCAACTTCATCCGCCACTATCTGGAGAGGCACCAAGAGGCCCGGATCGTCAACGTCGACGCCCTGAAGGCGGGCTCCAACCCCGAGAGCCTGAGGGGGATCGACGAGGAGAGGTACACCTTCGTCGAGGGGGATATCTCCGACCGCCTTCTGATGGCGGATCTTGTAGAGAAAGCCGATGCGGTGGTGAACTTCGCCGCCGAGACCCACGTCGACCGGAGCATCTCCGGCCCCGAGCCGTTCCTCGCAAGCAACGTCGCGGGGACCTTCTCGATCCTCGAGGCCCTGAGGACGAGAAACCCCGGGGCGAGGCTCGTCCACATATCGACGGACGAGGTCTACGGAGACGTCCTCTCGGGCTCCTTTCGGGAGACCGACGCCTTGAGGCCGTCCTCCCCCTACTCCGCGAGCAAGGCCGCCTCCGACGTCTTCGTCTCCGCCTACGCCAGGACCTACGGTTTATCCGCCATGATCACCCGGTGCACCAACAACTACGGCCCCCGCCAGTTCCCCGAGAAGCTGATCCCCAAGGCGATCATCCGGGCCAACACCTCCCTGAAGGTGCCCATCTACGGGACGGGGGAGAACGTCCGGGACTGGATTTTCGTCCTCGACCACTGCCGGGCGGTGGAGATGGTCCTGGAGGCGGGGGAGGCGGGGGAGGTCTATAACGTCTCCTCCGGGGAGGAGAGGACGAACCTCGCGGTGGTGAGGGCCCTCCTCGAGATCCTCGGGAAGGGCGAGGAGGCGATCGAGTTCGTCGAGGACCGCCCCGGCCATGACCTCAGGTACAGCCTCGACTCCTCGAAGATCCGAAGGGAGCTAGGCTGGCGGCCGGACTGGGGCTTCCGCGAAGGCATGGAGGAGACGGTCCGGTGGTACGTCGAGAACGAAAGCTGGTGGCGGCCCCTCATCGACGATCGGGTCCTCCACCCGACGCCGTGGAAGCTGGAGTGGTGA
- the rfbD gene encoding dTDP-4-dehydrorhamnose reductase: MRLLITGGSGLLGSSLAEVAVAEGHQVFSGYCRHSPEFGVAVKLDLLEGAEVERSISEVAPQVIFHTAALTDVDRCEDDPDLAWRTNVLGTERVARAAAEVGAHLVYVSTDYVFDGEGGMYREEDRTDPVNCYARTKLSAEGFCDLVARTSVIYGARPASGKVNFALWLIERLAAGEEVRIVTDQFITPTLNTNLARMLLEAGERRLSGVYHMAGATRVSRYDFAVEIARAFGLDEGLIAPSRISDMRWRAKRPRDSSLDTSKAARLLAEGPSPLRESLRALREEIGWRARSSHPELCHEGRNEKDRRPI; encoded by the coding sequence ATGCGGCTTCTCATAACCGGGGGGAGCGGCCTCTTGGGCTCCAGCCTCGCCGAGGTCGCCGTCGCGGAGGGGCACCAGGTCTTCTCCGGATACTGCCGCCATTCCCCAGAGTTTGGGGTGGCGGTGAAGCTCGACCTGCTGGAGGGGGCGGAGGTCGAGAGGTCGATCTCGGAGGTTGCGCCCCAGGTCATATTCCACACCGCCGCCCTGACCGACGTCGACAGGTGCGAGGATGATCCGGATCTAGCCTGGAGGACGAACGTCCTGGGGACGGAGCGGGTCGCGAGGGCGGCGGCCGAGGTGGGGGCCCACCTCGTCTACGTCTCCACCGATTACGTCTTCGATGGCGAGGGGGGGATGTACCGGGAGGAGGATCGGACCGACCCCGTCAACTGCTACGCCCGGACGAAGCTTTCGGCGGAAGGGTTCTGCGACCTTGTCGCCAGGACCTCTGTCATCTACGGGGCGAGGCCCGCCAGCGGCAAGGTCAACTTCGCCCTCTGGCTGATCGAGAGGCTCGCCGCCGGCGAGGAGGTCCGGATCGTCACCGACCAGTTCATAACCCCCACCCTCAACACCAACCTCGCAAGGATGCTCCTAGAGGCCGGGGAGAGGAGGCTATCGGGGGTCTATCACATGGCGGGGGCGACGAGGGTATCAAGATACGACTTTGCCGTCGAGATCGCGAGGGCCTTCGGCCTCGACGAGGGGCTGATCGCCCCCTCCAGGATCTCGGATATGAGGTGGAGGGCGAAGAGGCCGAGGGACTCCTCCCTGGACACCTCCAAGGCGGCCCGGCTCCTGGCGGAGGGCCCCTCGCCCCTCCGGGAGTCGCTGAGGGCCTTGAGGGAGGAGATCGGCTGGAGGGCAAGGTCGTCTCATCCCGAATTGTGTCATGAAGGGCGGAACGAGAAAGATCGAAGGCCGATATGA
- a CDS encoding glycosyltransferase — MAIFYDFIGAVGGGERVALALARGLGGDLITTDVDPDSVKRLGFDDVTIISLGKTIPVPPLKQISASAIFRRCDLSDDYDFFIFTGNWCHYAAKRHKPNLWYCYSPVRAFYDLRASVVSRQPNPILKSLAALWINLHRRFDQRSVRSVERIVAISSNVQRRIEEAYGRRSAVVYPPVDVERFRFEGCGDFWLSVNRIYPEKRIELQFQAFRALPEERLVVVGGYSKGDFAARYYKKLAENIPDNVTMLGEVSDEELFALYSRCKGLICTAMDEDFGLTPVEAMASGKPVIAVKEGGFLESVIDGVTGRLVEPEAESIAEAVREASERGCLSYRVACRERALAFSGERFIRLMRDEMAAVIEGN, encoded by the coding sequence GTGGCGATATTTTACGACTTCATCGGTGCCGTCGGCGGCGGGGAGAGGGTCGCCCTCGCCCTCGCCCGAGGCCTGGGGGGGGACTTGATCACCACGGACGTCGACCCCGACTCGGTGAAGAGGCTCGGATTTGATGACGTCACCATCATCAGCCTCGGTAAGACGATCCCCGTCCCTCCTCTCAAGCAGATCTCGGCTTCGGCCATCTTCAGAAGGTGCGACCTCTCGGACGATTACGACTTTTTCATCTTCACCGGCAACTGGTGCCACTACGCTGCGAAGAGGCACAAGCCGAACCTCTGGTACTGCTATTCCCCGGTGAGGGCCTTTTATGATCTCAGAGCCTCTGTGGTATCCCGCCAACCAAACCCGATCCTGAAGAGCCTGGCGGCCCTCTGGATTAACCTCCACAGACGGTTCGATCAGCGATCGGTGCGATCCGTGGAGAGGATCGTCGCCATCAGCTCCAATGTCCAGAGGAGGATTGAGGAGGCTTACGGCCGGAGATCGGCCGTCGTTTATCCGCCCGTCGACGTTGAGAGGTTCAGGTTCGAGGGGTGCGGGGACTTCTGGCTATCGGTGAACCGGATATACCCCGAGAAGAGGATCGAGCTGCAGTTCCAGGCCTTCAGAGCCCTTCCCGAGGAGAGGCTGGTGGTGGTGGGAGGCTACTCCAAGGGCGACTTCGCCGCCAGGTACTACAAAAAACTGGCGGAGAATATCCCCGATAATGTGACTATGCTGGGAGAGGTCTCCGACGAGGAGCTTTTCGCCCTCTACTCTCGGTGCAAAGGTTTAATATGCACCGCCATGGATGAGGACTTCGGCCTCACTCCCGTCGAGGCTATGGCAAGTGGAAAGCCCGTCATCGCGGTCAAGGAGGGGGGTTTTCTCGAATCGGTGATCGACGGCGTCACTGGCAGATTGGTCGAGCCGGAGGCGGAGTCGATAGCCGAGGCGGTGAGGGAGGCGTCTGAGAGAGGATGCCTTAGCTACAGGGTAGCCTGCAGGGAGAGGGCGTTGGCTTTCAGCGGCGAGAGGTTCATAAGGTTGATGAGGGATGAGATGGCCGCCGTTATCGAAGGAAATTGA
- a CDS encoding NAD-dependent epimerase/dehydratase family protein produces the protein MRVLVTGGAGFIGSNLVEDLLASGMDVVVLDNFTTGSRENLEGLSGNLRIIEGSCLELQNLDLSPQAIYHLGIPSSSPMYKRKPLLVGEAISGMIAVLELAKKTGARVVYASTSSLYSGQTPPHREEMEVFVTDYYTEARFAMERMAELYGKLFGVRALGMRFFSVYGPHEAAKKEYANIVTQFLWEMMAGRVPVIYGDGSQTRDFVYVRDVVSALRLAMASNCTGALNVGTGRSYSFNAVVEILAGEMGLDIRAEHVDNPIKNYVRDTLADTTKAEEVLGFRARHTLEEGIREIIDYYGGGSR, from the coding sequence TTGAGGGTTCTTGTCACTGGAGGGGCCGGGTTCATCGGCTCAAACCTCGTGGAGGATCTGCTGGCCTCTGGCATGGATGTGGTGGTTCTGGACAATTTCACCACCGGAAGCCGCGAAAACCTGGAGGGGTTATCCGGGAACCTGAGGATCATAGAGGGGAGTTGCCTCGAACTGCAAAACCTCGATCTCAGCCCCCAAGCGATATACCACCTCGGAATACCGTCATCTTCGCCGATGTACAAGAGGAAACCCCTTCTGGTGGGCGAGGCGATCAGCGGGATGATCGCCGTCCTGGAGCTGGCAAAAAAGACCGGCGCGAGGGTCGTTTACGCCTCCACCTCCTCCCTATACAGCGGCCAGACCCCGCCCCACCGGGAGGAGATGGAGGTCTTCGTCACCGACTACTACACCGAGGCCCGGTTTGCCATGGAGAGGATGGCGGAATTGTACGGGAAGCTCTTCGGCGTCAGGGCCTTAGGGATGAGGTTCTTCTCCGTCTACGGCCCCCATGAGGCGGCCAAAAAGGAGTATGCGAACATCGTCACCCAGTTCCTCTGGGAGATGATGGCGGGGAGGGTCCCCGTGATCTACGGGGACGGCTCTCAAACCCGCGACTTCGTCTACGTCAGGGACGTCGTCTCCGCCCTCCGGCTGGCCATGGCCTCGAACTGCACCGGGGCGCTGAACGTCGGCACCGGGAGAAGCTACAGCTTCAACGCCGTCGTCGAGATCCTGGCAGGGGAGATGGGGCTTGATATCAGGGCTGAACATGTCGATAACCCCATCAAAAACTACGTCCGGGACACCCTGGCCGATACCACAAAGGCAGAAGAGGTTCTGGGATTTCGGGCCAGGCACACCCTGGAAGAGGGGATAAGAGAGATCATCGATTACTATGGCGGAGGAAGCCGTTAG
- a CDS encoding ABC transporter permease, giving the protein MITPTHLRDIYGYRDLILRLAWSDFKLRYKNSILGFFWSLLEPLLMLLVLYVVFSHLMKIQVEHYQLFLLLGIILWNFLDRGTSMGIFGIVGKPGLVQKVYFPRDVLIISACATALMMTALEFVVFVAFMAVFGVAPTAAVLYFPPIFALLFVLVFGLSLALSALNVYFRDVQFIWRVILQAGFFATPILYPITIFPADLQRLVMANPMARIITTSRDSVLYGAAPAAGDLAYVALAAVVILLAGYLVFDHFEPGFAEEI; this is encoded by the coding sequence TTGATCACGCCGACCCACCTTCGAGATATATATGGATACCGAGATCTCATCCTGAGGCTTGCCTGGAGCGACTTCAAGCTCCGATACAAGAACTCGATCCTCGGGTTCTTCTGGTCGCTTCTGGAGCCCCTTCTGATGCTCCTCGTCCTGTATGTAGTATTCAGCCATCTGATGAAGATCCAGGTGGAGCACTACCAGCTCTTCCTCCTCCTGGGGATCATCCTCTGGAACTTCCTCGACCGGGGGACTTCGATGGGGATATTCGGGATCGTCGGAAAGCCGGGCCTCGTCCAGAAGGTCTACTTCCCTCGGGACGTTCTGATCATCTCAGCCTGCGCCACGGCGCTGATGATGACCGCCCTCGAGTTCGTCGTCTTCGTCGCCTTCATGGCCGTCTTCGGGGTGGCGCCGACGGCGGCGGTCCTCTACTTCCCCCCAATATTCGCCCTCCTCTTCGTCCTCGTCTTCGGCCTCTCCCTCGCCCTCTCGGCCCTGAACGTCTACTTCCGGGACGTCCAGTTCATCTGGAGGGTGATCCTCCAGGCGGGGTTCTTCGCGACCCCCATACTTTACCCGATAACTATATTTCCCGCAGATCTTCAGAGGCTGGTGATGGCAAACCCCATGGCCCGGATCATCACCACCTCCCGGGACTCGGTCCTCTACGGGGCCGCTCCCGCCGCCGGCGACCTCGCCTACGTCGCCCTCGCGGCAGTAGTCATCCTCCTGGCAGGCTACCTCGTCTTCGATCATTTCGAGCCGGGATTTGCGGAGGAGATCTAG
- a CDS encoding ABC transporter ATP-binding protein, whose protein sequence is MASDRAVEVEGVSKTFRIPHEKRATVFETLAGALRKNEYEVFNVLEDVTFSVTEGECVGIIGDNGSGKSTLLKVIANILRPTKGRVAVRGRMTPFLELGVGFQPDLTVRENVGMYATIMGLSNGMIRDRIEDVISFAGLGRFEDAKLKNLSSGMQVRLAFSTAIQTDPDVLLVDEVLAVGDMEFQQKCFEVFKRYRREGVTILFVSHDLGSVRRFCDKALLLSHGRQVAFGETGDIIDRYVYGGEGRGGAGEDGAEEGLEEKSKVGSEESEGPQTKPRKVLLECSQDSGPRRWGNHKIAIKDVAFFNKFGSVSSRFNSFDPMKVRIYYEVNEAVSDPVFGIGLYTAEGLHLYGTNTALKDLKFDRIERDGYIDLEIDKIPMLAGKFLLSPAIQNRDYSITYDWIDKYYSFEVISTGRDDGLFEVPCKWFV, encoded by the coding sequence ATGGCGTCGGATCGGGCGGTGGAGGTGGAGGGGGTCTCGAAGACCTTCAGGATACCCCACGAGAAGAGGGCTACGGTCTTTGAGACCCTGGCGGGGGCTCTGCGGAAGAACGAGTACGAGGTCTTCAACGTCCTGGAGGACGTCACCTTCTCGGTGACGGAAGGCGAGTGCGTCGGGATCATCGGCGACAACGGCTCCGGCAAGTCCACCCTCCTGAAGGTGATCGCCAACATCCTCCGCCCCACCAAAGGCAGGGTCGCGGTCCGGGGGAGGATGACCCCCTTCCTCGAGCTGGGGGTCGGCTTCCAGCCGGACCTCACCGTCCGGGAGAACGTCGGGATGTACGCCACCATCATGGGCCTCTCCAACGGGATGATCCGCGATCGGATCGAAGACGTCATCAGCTTCGCGGGCCTGGGGAGGTTTGAGGACGCGAAGTTGAAGAACCTCTCCTCGGGGATGCAGGTCCGCCTCGCCTTCTCGACGGCGATCCAGACCGATCCCGACGTCCTCCTCGTCGATGAGGTCCTGGCCGTCGGGGACATGGAGTTTCAGCAGAAGTGCTTTGAGGTCTTCAAGAGGTACAGGAGGGAGGGGGTCACCATCCTCTTCGTCTCCCACGACCTCGGCTCCGTCCGGCGGTTCTGCGACAAGGCCCTCCTCCTCAGCCACGGCAGGCAGGTCGCCTTCGGGGAGACGGGGGATATCATCGACCGGTACGTCTACGGCGGCGAGGGGCGCGGAGGAGCGGGAGAAGATGGGGCAGAGGAGGGTTTGGAGGAAAAAAGCAAAGTCGGGTCTGAGGAGTCAGAAGGTCCTCAAACGAAGCCTCGGAAGGTTCTCTTAGAGTGTTCTCAAGATAGTGGGCCTAGAAGGTGGGGAAACCACAAAATAGCGATAAAAGACGTCGCATTTTTTAATAAGTTTGGCTCAGTATCTTCCAGATTCAATTCGTTCGATCCTATGAAGGTGAGAATATATTATGAAGTGAATGAGGCGGTAAGCGATCCAGTATTCGGGATAGGTCTTTATACTGCAGAGGGTCTCCATCTCTATGGGACAAATACCGCTCTTAAAGATCTCAAGTTTGATCGAATAGAGCGGGATGGATACATTGATCTTGAGATCGATAAGATACCGATGCTGGCGGGAAAATTTCTGCTGAGCCCAGCCATACAGAATCGAGATTATTCTATAACTTATGACTGGATCGACAAGTATTATTCCTTTGAGGTCATATCAACAGGAAGGGATGATGGGCTCTTTGAAGTGCCTTGTAAGTGGTTTGTTTAG